In Macadamia integrifolia cultivar HAES 741 chromosome 12, SCU_Mint_v3, whole genome shotgun sequence, the following are encoded in one genomic region:
- the LOC122057966 gene encoding S-protein homolog 29-like: MGGFTSVIPVLIILAMMMEYSSSSVSGCFTTTHKHVRVKNMLAPGKRLHLQCQSKNDDFGEKALYYNQEFTWDFCDTIFTDTLYYCDFWYNRNGVFVATHADVYFAARDTCRDCMAIVKFDGVHVVDKLKPSDDKVVAHWPK; this comes from the coding sequence ATGGGTGGTTTTACTAGTGTCATTCCTGTTTTGATCATTCTTGCTATGATGATGGAGTACTCATCATCTTCAGTTTCTGGGTGCTTCACGACAACTCATAAGCATGTAAGAGTGAAGAACATGTTGGCTCCAGGAAAGAGATTGCATTTGCAGTGTCAATCAAAGAACGATGATTTCGGAGAGAAGGCACTTTATTACAACCAGGAATTCACATGGGACTTCTGTGATACTATTTTTACTGACACTCTCTACTATTGTGATTTCTGGTATAATAGGAATGGTGTATTTGTAGCTACTCATGCAGACGTTTATTTTGCAGCAAGAGATACTTGTAGGGACTGCATGGCTATTGTAAAATTTGATGGGGTTCACGTTGTCGACAAATTAAAACCCAGTGACGACAAAGTGGTTGCACATTGGCCTAAATAA
- the LOC122057324 gene encoding S-protein homolog 29-like, protein MGGFTSILSLLIILAVMMEYSSSSVSGCFLSAHKHVRVKNSLGAGKILHLRCRSKDDDFGEKTLNYNQEFTWDFCDSVFTANTLYYCDFHYEKKATHADVYDAGRDSCKDCMALVQPDGVHVVDKYNTKDNRLVSSWN, encoded by the coding sequence ATGGGTGGTTTTACTAGTATCCTTTCTCTTTTGATCATTCTTGCTGTGATGATGGAGTACTCATCATCTTCAGTTTCTGGCTGCTTCCTGAGTGCTCATAAGCATGTAAGAGTGAAGAACTCGTTGGGTGCAGGAAAGATATTGCATTTGCGGTGTCGATCAAAGGACGATGATTTTGGAGAGAAGACACTTAATTACAATCAGGAATTCACATGGGACTTCTGTGATTCTGTTTTTACAGCTAACACTCTCTACTATTGTGATTTCCATTATGAAAAGAAGGCGACTCATGCAGACGTTTATGATGCAGGAAGAGATAGTTGTAAGGACTGCATGGCTCTTGTACAACCTGATGGGGTTCATGTTGTAGACAAATATAATACAAAGGACAACAGACTGGTTTCAAGCTGGAATTGA
- the LOC122057967 gene encoding S-protein homolog 1-like, with translation MEYSSSSVSRRFTAAHKHVRVKNMLAPGKRLHLQCQSKEDDFGEKALYYNEEFTWDFCDTVFTDTFYHCDFWYNRNGVFVAIHADVYFAARDTCRDCMAIVKFDGVHIVDKLKPEDDKVVAHWPK, from the coding sequence ATGGAGTACTCATCATCTTCAGTTTCTAGGCGCTTCACGGCTGCTCATAAGCATGTAAGAGTGAAGAACATGTTGGCTCCAGGAAAGAGATTGCACTTGCAGTGTCAATCAAAGGAGGATGATTTCGGAGAGAAGGCACTTTATTACAATGAGGAATTCACATGGGACTTCTGTGATACTGTTTTTACTGACACTTTCTACCATTGTGATTTCTGGTATAACAGGAATGGTGTATTTGTGGCTATTCATGCAGATGTTTATTTTGCAGCAAGAGATACTTGTAGGGACTGCATGGCTATTGTAAAATTTGATGGGGTTCACATTGTAGACAAATTAAAACCCGAGGACGACAAAGTGGTTGCACATTGGCCTAAGTAA
- the LOC122058295 gene encoding deaminated glutathione amidase, chloroplastic/cytosolic, with protein MNLARIGPILACYFMNSTFMGVGALVPNISCRVLLRSHSIRFRPFVCEQSSMANTVRVAAVQMTSVNDLSANFNTCSRLVKEAAAAGAKMICFPETFSYMSAREGDALKIAETLDGPIMQGYCALARESSIWMSLGGFQEKASDDSHLFNTHVIVDDSGNIRSTYRKIHLFDVDVPGGMVYKESKFTEAGKDIVVAESPIGCLGVTVCYDLRFPELYQQLRFKHEAQVMLVPSAFTKITGEAHWEILLRARAIETQCYVIAAAQTGRHNDKRESYGDTLIIDPWGKIVGRLPDRLATGIAIADIDFSVIDSVRTRMPISEHRKPLDFWKAA; from the exons ATGAACTTGGCAAGAATCGGGCCGATTCTCGCGTGCTATTTTATGAATTCGACGTTCATGGGAGTTGGTGCTCTTGTTCCAAACATCTCCTGCAGAGTTCTCCTCCGTTCCCATTCGATTAGGTTCCGTCCATTTGTCTGTGAGCAATCTTCCATGGCCAACACAGTGAGAGTTGCTGCTGTCCAGATGACCTCTGTGAATGACCTCTCTGCCAATTTCAACACCTGCTCTCGCCTCGTCAAG GAAGCAGCTGCTGCGGGCGCCAAAATGATTTGCTTCCCTGAGACTTTCTCCTACATGAGTGCCAGAGAAGGAGATGCTCTGAAGATCGCAGAGACCTTAGATGGCCCCATCATGCAAGGATACTGTGCTCTTGCTAG AGAATCTAGCATTTGGATGTCACTCGGAGGCTTCCAAGAGAAAGCATCAGACGATTCACACCTGTTTAATACGCATGTCATTGTTGATGATTCTGGAAACATTAGGAGCACTTATCGGAAGATACATTT GTTTGATGTGGATGTTCCTGGTGGAATGGTGTATAAGGAGAGTAAATTTACAGAAGCAG GGAAGGATATTGTTGTAGCGGAGAGCCCCATTGGATGTCTGGGTGTGACTGTTTGCTATGATCTGAGATTTCCCGAGCTTTATCAGCAGCTACGGTTTAAGCATGAAGCACAG GTTATGTTAGTACCTTCGGCTTTCACAAAGATAACTGGAGAGGCCCACTGGGAGATTCTTCTTCGTGCTCGTGCAATTGAGACTCAATGCTAT GTTATTGCTGCTGCACAGACTGGAAGGCACAATGATAAGAGAGAAAGTTATGGTGACACCTTAATTATAGATCCATGGGGAAAAATTGTAGGTCGGCTACCAG ATAGATTAGCAACAGGCATTGCTATAGCTGATATAGATTTCTCAGTTATTGATTCGGTCAGAACTCGGATGCCCATATCTGAG CATCGGAAGCCCCTCGATTTCTGGAAGGCTGCTTAA